Proteins encoded in a region of the Flavobacterium sp. PMTSA4 genome:
- a CDS encoding Glu/Leu/Phe/Val family dehydrogenase gives MEVLKEKRQNTMLDNVIEQFNTISDIMDLNPNIRKILSITNNEIIIRFPVKMDNGSIEIFTGYRVQHNNALGPYKGGLRYHPSVDVNDAKALAMWMTWKTSLAGLPYGGAKGGIQIEPRNYSLAELERITRRFAFALGENIGPEYDIPAPDVNTNEQTMAWIADTFMSTKSSSERSNNKHVVTGKPVGSGGLEGRDRATGFGVYITLRLLFDSRKESLKGKKFIVQGFGNVGYWASKFLTDDGALLIAVQDAHATLINEKGISVADLHEHSKPRKGSVKGFEGASEMEPEDFFGLECDFIIPAALGNQITEKNARKIKSKVIAEGANGPTNNEAERILLANNVTIIPDILCNSGGVIGSYFEWLQNRNGELWSLDEVMVKIEKKLTEVFKKVEKLANEDKIDYRTAAYILAIKRIETAYIQRGIFP, from the coding sequence ATGGAAGTTTTAAAAGAGAAAAGACAAAATACAATGTTGGATAACGTAATTGAGCAATTCAATACCATATCCGACATCATGGATTTAAATCCAAATATTCGAAAAATTTTATCTATTACAAATAATGAAATTATAATTCGATTTCCGGTAAAAATGGACAATGGTTCAATAGAAATATTTACAGGATATAGGGTACAACATAATAATGCTCTAGGACCTTATAAAGGAGGATTGCGATATCATCCTAGTGTGGATGTAAATGATGCCAAAGCTTTGGCAATGTGGATGACATGGAAAACCTCTCTAGCAGGATTGCCCTATGGAGGAGCAAAAGGAGGCATTCAAATCGAGCCTAGGAATTACTCATTGGCAGAGCTAGAAAGAATTACTCGCCGTTTTGCATTTGCTTTAGGTGAAAATATTGGACCGGAATACGATATTCCTGCTCCCGATGTTAATACAAATGAACAAACCATGGCTTGGATTGCTGACACTTTCATGTCAACCAAATCATCTTCGGAGCGTTCTAACAATAAACATGTTGTTACCGGAAAGCCAGTTGGATCAGGTGGACTAGAAGGAAGAGACCGAGCAACGGGATTTGGAGTATATATAACTTTGCGATTACTTTTTGATAGTAGAAAGGAGAGTTTAAAAGGTAAAAAGTTTATTGTACAAGGCTTTGGGAATGTGGGTTACTGGGCTTCAAAATTCTTGACAGACGATGGCGCATTATTAATTGCTGTTCAAGATGCTCATGCTACTCTAATTAATGAAAAAGGGATTTCTGTAGCAGATTTACATGAGCACAGTAAACCAAGGAAAGGTTCTGTTAAAGGATTTGAAGGAGCCAGTGAAATGGAGCCAGAAGACTTTTTTGGATTGGAATGTGATTTTATTATTCCAGCAGCATTGGGCAATCAAATTACCGAAAAAAATGCGAGAAAAATTAAATCAAAAGTAATTGCTGAAGGCGCTAACGGACCAACAAATAATGAGGCAGAACGTATTTTACTAGCTAATAATGTTACTATTATTCCTGATATACTCTGCAACTCAGGAGGGGTAATTGGAAGTTATTTTGAATGGCTTCAAAATAGGAATGGTGAACTTTGGTCTTTGGACGAAGTAATGGTAAAAATTGAAAAAAAATTGACTGAAGTTTTCAAGAAAGTAGAAAAATTAGCTAACGAAGATAAGATAGATTACAGAACAGCAGCTTATATTTTAGCAATCAAAAGAATAGAAACAGCCTATATTCAAAGAGGTATTTTCCCATAA
- a CDS encoding restriction endonuclease → MPRANTLDWKTYESITKYIYETLGKQSGVTIKGYGNNCKVVGKSGLCHQIDVHTSHTEGNNTYETAIECKFRKEKVNKDVVMKLFAILEDTGISKGIIISKSGFTRDGIQYAKHKNIGIVNLREYEEKDLKGNSHQIDIATLDLNIKINSTRPEITSIDIGDNRKIEIKDEFDYFAYIVMLKNGNRVSFYDYVNDFRKEINRKNYKTKPLTGKYKILGGKLLNRQTGEKVDLDEIIFTGQLTESDDNRNLKYTIIDKVWLLMKSIFEERTFSLSENGIIIEHKKKDL, encoded by the coding sequence ATGCCTAGAGCGAATACCTTAGATTGGAAAACCTATGAATCAATCACAAAATATATCTATGAAACTTTAGGAAAACAATCTGGAGTTACTATAAAAGGGTATGGTAATAATTGTAAGGTAGTGGGTAAATCGGGACTTTGTCACCAAATCGATGTACATACTTCGCACACTGAAGGCAACAATACCTATGAAACTGCCATAGAATGTAAATTTCGAAAGGAAAAAGTCAACAAGGATGTTGTTATGAAGCTGTTTGCAATACTAGAAGATACTGGAATTAGTAAAGGAATTATTATTTCGAAAAGCGGTTTTACGCGTGATGGTATTCAATATGCAAAGCATAAAAATATAGGTATAGTTAACCTCCGGGAATATGAAGAGAAAGACTTGAAAGGTAATAGTCATCAAATTGATATTGCAACTCTTGATTTGAACATCAAGATAAATAGCACTCGACCAGAAATAACAAGTATTGACATAGGTGACAATAGGAAAATTGAAATTAAAGACGAATTCGATTATTTCGCTTATATAGTAATGCTCAAGAATGGAAATCGAGTTTCTTTTTACGATTACGTGAATGATTTTCGAAAGGAAATTAATCGTAAAAACTATAAAACTAAGCCATTAACAGGAAAGTATAAAATTTTGGGTGGTAAGTTATTGAATCGACAAACTGGAGAAAAAGTAGATTTAGATGAAATAATATTTACTGGTCAACTAACTGAAAGTGATGACAATCGTAATTTAAAATATACTATTATTGACAAAGTATGGCTACTTATGAAATCTATTTTTGAAGAGCGAACATTTTCTCTGTCGGAAAATGGAATAATAATCGAGCATAAGAAGAAGGATTTATGA
- a CDS encoding sensor histidine kinase: protein MKQFSTEEKLTERIKELSCLYEVTNILNQSQLTNEEAFIAISSRLKEAWRFSKSAIVEISFEDFYFSTDEKIENTIFIKDDLVIENNIVGEIKIHYPALDFTENDFLEDEKKLLKKVCFEVGFFLEKKEKQIKADQLKRSVERVDRLSILGEITAGIAHELNTPLGNILGFAELIKQQNTNSQIDRDVSKIINAAIYSREIVKNLMFFSCEMPQNKSFFAVKPIIMQALTLLGPNFKKGDITCKVNFTDDTIRAKIDNIQLTQVLFNILLNAIYVSPPKSKIYVDVFSAENDFVIEIKDNGTGIDDENKQKIFEPFFTTKPIGEGTGLGLSVVHGIIKSHQGDIQALDNRPNGTIFRIKLPLK, encoded by the coding sequence ATGAAACAATTTTCTACTGAAGAAAAATTAACCGAACGGATTAAAGAACTCAGTTGCCTTTATGAGGTGACTAATATTCTTAATCAATCACAGTTGACTAATGAAGAGGCATTTATTGCAATTTCATCAAGGCTTAAAGAAGCTTGGCGCTTTTCTAAAAGCGCAATTGTTGAAATTTCTTTTGAAGATTTTTATTTTTCTACAGATGAAAAAATTGAGAATACAATCTTTATAAAAGATGATTTAGTAATTGAAAATAACATTGTTGGAGAAATAAAAATTCATTATCCTGCTTTGGATTTCACTGAAAATGATTTTTTGGAGGATGAAAAAAAATTATTAAAAAAAGTATGCTTTGAAGTTGGATTTTTTTTGGAAAAAAAAGAAAAGCAAATTAAAGCAGATCAACTTAAACGAAGTGTTGAACGAGTCGACAGATTATCAATTTTAGGTGAAATAACAGCCGGAATTGCACATGAATTGAACACTCCATTGGGAAATATTTTAGGTTTTGCAGAATTAATCAAACAACAAAATACAAATTCTCAAATAGATCGAGATGTTTCAAAAATTATTAATGCTGCCATTTACTCGCGTGAAATAGTTAAAAATTTAATGTTTTTTTCCTGCGAAATGCCTCAAAACAAAAGTTTTTTCGCGGTAAAACCAATCATTATGCAAGCTTTAACTTTACTTGGTCCTAATTTTAAAAAAGGCGATATAACCTGTAAAGTTAATTTTACTGATGATACAATTAGAGCTAAAATAGATAATATTCAACTTACTCAAGTTTTATTTAATATCCTTTTGAATGCCATTTATGTTTCACCTCCCAAAAGCAAAATTTATGTGGATGTATTCTCAGCAGAGAATGATTTTGTGATTGAAATTAAAGATAACGGAACAGGTATTGATGATGAAAATAAACAAAAAATATTTGAACCATTTTTTACTACAAAACCAATTGGAGAGGGAACCGGACTGGGATTAAGCGTTGTCCATGGTATTATAAAAAGCCATCAAGGAGATATTCAAGCTTTGGACAACAGACCTAATGGTACCATTTTCAGAATTAAATTACCTTTAAAATAA
- a CDS encoding HipA N-terminal domain-containing protein, whose amino-acid sequence MRSAKILFKNEEAGILIQYDDASFSFRYHDAWFANENKPAISLGLPKVKQEYQSQYLFPFFYNLLPEGSNKEVVCKLNRIDRNDYFGLLLTTAKNDSIGAVRVIEIAQEV is encoded by the coding sequence ATGAGAAGTGCCAAAATTTTGTTTAAAAATGAAGAGGCTGGAATTTTAATCCAGTATGACGATGCCTCGTTTAGCTTTCGTTATCATGATGCTTGGTTTGCCAACGAGAATAAGCCCGCAATAAGTTTGGGCTTACCTAAAGTAAAGCAGGAGTATCAATCACAATATCTTTTTCCTTTTTTTTATAATTTATTACCCGAAGGTTCTAACAAGGAGGTTGTTTGCAAATTAAATAGAATTGATCGTAACGACTATTTTGGTTTGTTGCTTACTACTGCCAAGAATGACAGTATTGGTGCTGTACGCGTTATTGAAATAGCACAGGAAGTATAA
- a CDS encoding sigma-54-dependent transcriptional regulator, giving the protein MKLKKENILIVDDNYDMLELLQRHLKSFNFHTYKASSVVEAIEVLKTTSIDLLITDLQMPEINGIELIRYTSEHFPSIPKLVITGFPSVDTAINAVKSGALDYLIKPFTGEEFKKAIQNCLKNDVLKPNQAIERKNLKETFYSGIVGSSEEHFKLIDVIERVKDNRVTVLIEGESGTGKELIARAIHYNGRFAAQPFITVNCGGIPESLLESELFGYVKGAFTGANETKKGLFHAAEGGTIFLDEIGNASLAVQSRLLRVLQEKEITMVGSQKPQKIEVRIISATNSNLQEMMKNGTFREDLYYRLNIVSIESIPLRNRKADLLPLINNFIKKYEKEYGKSNITITPKAIAILTRHDWPGNVRELENIIQRLIVLCDNTIDVDLIPNQLKYKQPSETFHLKPLHEIEKAYILKVLSAVHNNKTKAAEILQIDRKTLRQKLL; this is encoded by the coding sequence ATGAAACTTAAAAAGGAAAATATTCTAATTGTAGATGATAATTATGACATGTTAGAACTGCTTCAACGTCACTTGAAGTCATTTAATTTTCATACTTATAAGGCTTCTTCGGTTGTCGAAGCTATTGAGGTTTTAAAGACTACTTCAATTGATCTTTTAATTACTGATTTACAGATGCCGGAAATTAATGGTATTGAGCTTATCAGATATACTTCTGAACATTTCCCGTCTATTCCAAAATTGGTTATAACCGGTTTTCCATCAGTAGATACAGCTATAAATGCAGTGAAGTCGGGAGCTTTGGATTATTTAATTAAACCTTTTACCGGTGAAGAATTTAAAAAAGCAATTCAAAATTGTTTGAAAAATGATGTTCTAAAACCTAATCAAGCCATTGAAAGAAAAAATCTGAAAGAAACATTTTATTCAGGAATCGTTGGTAGTTCAGAAGAGCATTTTAAGTTAATTGATGTTATTGAACGTGTTAAAGATAATCGTGTAACTGTTTTAATTGAAGGAGAAAGCGGAACGGGAAAAGAACTTATTGCTAGAGCAATTCATTATAATGGACGTTTTGCGGCGCAACCGTTTATTACAGTCAATTGTGGTGGAATACCGGAAAGCTTACTGGAATCGGAATTGTTTGGTTATGTGAAAGGAGCTTTTACAGGAGCAAACGAAACTAAAAAAGGATTATTTCATGCGGCGGAAGGAGGCACTATTTTTTTGGATGAAATTGGTAATGCTTCTTTAGCTGTTCAAAGCAGGCTACTGAGAGTTTTACAAGAAAAAGAAATTACTATGGTTGGTTCACAAAAGCCACAAAAAATAGAAGTTAGAATTATTTCAGCTACCAATAGTAATTTACAAGAAATGATGAAAAATGGAACTTTTAGAGAAGATTTATATTATCGATTAAACATTGTAAGTATTGAGTCAATACCTCTAAGAAATAGAAAAGCAGATTTATTACCTTTAATCAACAATTTTATAAAAAAATATGAAAAAGAATATGGGAAATCAAATATCACAATCACACCCAAAGCGATAGCCATTCTAACTCGTCATGATTGGCCAGGAAATGTTAGAGAATTAGAGAATATCATACAGCGGTTAATAGTTTTATGTGATAATACAATTGATGTTGATTTGATTCCCAATCAATTAAAGTATAAACAGCCTTCTGAAACTTTTCATCTAAAGCCATTACATGAAATTGAAAAAGCTTATATCCTTAAAGTATTATCGGCTGTACATAATAATAAAACAAAAGCAGCTGAAATTCTTCAAATAGACAGAAAAACTCTGCGACAAAAACTTCTATAA
- a CDS encoding type II toxin-antitoxin system HipA family toxin has protein sequence MKAKDMDLLTFTHCPGTLASGFDTYSKTALNRVFQGKKVHPILPYASPASNAETAALFEENRRQLSISGVQEKFSVLLEKNKLRLATESEQGTYILKPIPGAGKKPDQMPANEHVTMQVARQVYGIETAENAMIFFQDGTPAYITKRFDVQSDGSKLAQEDFASLAQRTPQTHGTDYKYLGNYLELFELMQRHLPTYKIEAPKLLKLLVFNYLFSNGDAHLKNFSVIETSMGDYRLSPAYDLLNSRIHIEDKDFALDDGLLPKNLAQGKIGLQFAKLAELAGISEKNFQTIMELMLSKSDLVEKMVVASFLNDTTKRNYLQSYQGRLKQLVKA, from the coding sequence ATGAAAGCAAAAGATATGGATTTATTGACCTTTACCCATTGCCCAGGAACACTAGCTAGTGGATTTGACACCTATAGCAAAACGGCTTTAAACAGAGTGTTTCAAGGTAAAAAAGTGCATCCTATTTTGCCTTATGCTTCTCCTGCTTCTAATGCCGAAACAGCAGCTTTGTTTGAGGAAAACCGAAGACAACTTTCGATATCCGGTGTTCAAGAAAAATTTTCTGTGCTTCTTGAAAAAAATAAACTACGCCTTGCTACTGAAAGCGAGCAAGGTACCTATATTTTAAAGCCTATTCCCGGTGCCGGAAAGAAACCCGATCAAATGCCTGCCAATGAACATGTAACCATGCAAGTAGCCCGTCAAGTGTATGGTATAGAAACAGCGGAAAACGCCATGATCTTTTTCCAAGATGGTACTCCAGCCTACATCACTAAACGATTTGATGTGCAAAGCGATGGTTCAAAATTGGCTCAAGAAGATTTTGCTTCTTTGGCACAGCGAACACCGCAAACACATGGTACTGATTACAAATATTTAGGTAATTATTTAGAACTGTTTGAGTTGATGCAAAGGCATTTACCCACTTATAAAATAGAAGCTCCCAAGCTATTGAAATTATTGGTGTTTAATTATCTTTTTTCTAATGGAGATGCTCATCTTAAAAATTTTTCTGTTATTGAAACGTCGATGGGTGACTATCGTTTAAGTCCGGCTTATGACTTGCTCAATAGTCGCATTCACATAGAGGATAAAGATTTTGCTTTGGACGATGGTTTATTGCCTAAAAATTTGGCTCAAGGTAAAATAGGTTTGCAATTTGCTAAACTGGCAGAACTTGCCGGAATTAGTGAGAAGAATTTTCAAACTATTATGGAATTGATGCTCTCTAAATCTGATTTGGTTGAAAAAATGGTAGTTGCTTCTTTTTTGAACGATACTACTAAGCGGAATTATTTGCAGTCTTATCAAGGTCGATTGAAACAGTTGGTGAAGGCGTGA
- a CDS encoding helix-turn-helix domain-containing protein — translation MAVEVITREDLNEFRTLLLNDLKEIMHSKTQQAKKWLKSNEVRKLLNISLGTLQNLRINGTLTYTKIGGIMYYDNADIDKLLNGNKVNALPTLFK, via the coding sequence ATGGCAGTCGAAGTTATTACCCGAGAAGACTTAAACGAATTCAGAACACTTCTTTTAAACGACTTAAAAGAAATCATGCATTCCAAAACCCAACAAGCCAAAAAGTGGCTCAAATCTAATGAAGTCCGAAAACTACTAAACATCTCGCTAGGAACACTCCAAAACCTCCGCATCAACGGAACACTAACCTACACTAAAATCGGAGGTATCATGTATTACGACAACGCAGATATCGATAAGTTATTAAATGGAAATAAGGTAAATGCTTTGCCTACTCTTTTCAAGTAA
- a CDS encoding AraC family transcriptional regulator, giving the protein MISIAPLAGLPWRKKKSFSSIKRLIEAKKHKNSQQQASAYKAIMHLVEKKFRMIYADSLLIKAKESKNDITLGSAYLTVGAAFYDNKEYTKALDNYIIANSYISKTEDQYLIHKVKYTIAQTKYYLGYFDEAIAIFTDCINFFKEENETGYLKSLHGIGLCYNQVGRYDLSSFNNLLGIRASKELENEEMIPYFINSEGINQYKLKKYQKAIKLLEETVPEIEKRNDYVSQTITWFYLGKCFWEQNEKDKAVSYFLKTDQLITDKNFIRPDLRENYELLIEYYSSNNDLVKQLKYINKLLAADKILNNNYKYLSYKIHKEFDTKSLIQAKQDIENKMVFNKRIYTITIVFFSTSIVGVTIWHFRTKRRYKQRFNEMMKNKPAEVFQEPVHANKSKTNINPELVKEILQNLKKFEDKKKYLEKDISLVKMASMLNTNTKYVSVIISEYRGKKLTNYINDLKIDHIVELLKNHNKYRNYTNKALAEEVGLAQPKFLPKHSSAGINSPLPISSTN; this is encoded by the coding sequence ATGATTAGCATTGCTCCATTAGCAGGTTTACCATGGAGAAAAAAGAAGTCATTTAGTTCAATAAAAAGGCTAATAGAAGCAAAAAAGCATAAGAATTCACAACAGCAAGCTTCAGCATACAAGGCAATAATGCATTTGGTTGAAAAGAAGTTCAGAATGATTTATGCCGATAGTTTATTGATAAAAGCAAAAGAGTCAAAAAACGACATCACTCTTGGAAGTGCATACCTAACAGTTGGTGCGGCTTTTTACGACAATAAAGAGTACACCAAAGCATTGGATAATTATATCATAGCGAACAGTTACATTTCTAAAACGGAGGACCAATACTTAATTCATAAAGTAAAATACACCATAGCGCAAACAAAATATTACCTCGGATATTTTGATGAAGCAATTGCTATATTTACCGATTGTATTAACTTTTTCAAAGAAGAAAACGAAACAGGGTATCTAAAATCATTACATGGTATCGGGTTATGTTATAATCAAGTAGGACGATACGATTTGAGTTCGTTCAACAATTTACTTGGCATAAGAGCATCCAAAGAATTGGAGAACGAAGAAATGATACCTTATTTTATCAACTCCGAAGGAATAAACCAATATAAATTAAAAAAGTATCAAAAAGCGATTAAACTGCTGGAGGAAACAGTACCCGAAATCGAAAAAAGAAACGATTATGTAAGCCAAACAATTACGTGGTTTTATTTGGGCAAGTGTTTTTGGGAACAAAATGAAAAAGACAAAGCAGTATCCTATTTCTTAAAAACCGACCAATTAATTACAGATAAAAATTTTATCCGACCTGATTTACGAGAAAACTACGAACTACTAATAGAGTATTACAGTAGTAATAACGATTTAGTAAAACAATTAAAATACATCAATAAACTTTTAGCAGCTGATAAAATCCTAAATAATAACTACAAATACCTATCGTATAAAATTCACAAAGAATTTGATACTAAAAGTTTGATTCAAGCAAAACAAGATATTGAAAACAAGATGGTTTTCAACAAGAGAATCTATACTATTACGATTGTCTTTTTCTCAACTTCAATCGTTGGAGTAACAATTTGGCATTTTAGAACAAAGAGACGCTACAAACAAAGATTTAATGAAATGATGAAAAACAAACCAGCCGAAGTTTTTCAAGAGCCAGTCCATGCAAATAAATCCAAAACCAACATAAATCCAGAACTAGTAAAAGAAATACTGCAGAACCTTAAAAAGTTCGAAGACAAGAAAAAGTATTTGGAAAAAGACATAAGTTTAGTGAAAATGGCTTCAATGCTAAACACCAATACAAAATACGTATCAGTAATAATTTCAGAATACCGCGGTAAAAAATTAACCAATTACATCAATGATTTAAAAATAGATCATATAGTCGAACTATTAAAAAACCATAACAAGTACAGAAATTACACAAACAAAGCCTTGGCAGAAGAGGTTGGTTTGGCTCAACCCAAATTTTTACCAAAGCATTCATCAGCCGGAATAAATTCTCCCCTACCTATTTCATCAACGAACTAA
- a CDS encoding helix-turn-helix domain-containing protein codes for MHSIEIIKTIKERREVLQVTQETLAELSGVGLRTLKQLESGKGNPTLVTLQKIADVLGMEICLKVKTIGT; via the coding sequence ATGCACTCTATAGAAATCATAAAAACCATCAAAGAACGTAGGGAAGTTTTACAAGTAACGCAAGAAACCTTAGCAGAACTCTCTGGCGTTGGCTTGCGTACTTTAAAACAGCTTGAAAGCGGCAAAGGAAACCCAACCTTAGTAACGTTGCAGAAAATAGCCGACGTATTAGGTATGGAAATTTGTTTAAAAGTTAAAACGATTGGTACATGA
- a CDS encoding cation-translocating P-type ATPase: protein MPTNQFNILGLTNEQVILAREKFGQNKLDYKKENSFLEALKHIFKEPMTIILLVAATIYFISGESGDGFFLVGAILFITSISLYQNSRSNNALEKLKDLSEPNCKVIRNGIIEEIKSEDLVVGDSMMVEEGTSISADGTIIHSNDFSVNESILTGESLPVFKDQTKEDKFIFNGTTVSSGLAIAIITAIGKETKLGKIGTSLENINEEKTPLEIQITNFVKRMAITGVAIFIIVWAINYWNSQNVLNSLLQSLTLAMSILPEEIPVAFTTFMALGAWRLMKIGIVVKQMKTVETLGSATVICIDKTGTITENKMSLAKLFLLSSNKISHPKEHLTNDEKQLIALGMWASEPIPFDPMEVALHQAYKETQENDERPFYKLINEYPLEGKPPMMTHLFEDKIGNRIIAAKGAPEALINVSSLTEIEKNQINEAIQLLAIDGYRVLAVGTSNFTGNDFPIQQQDLPFEFKGIVAFYDPPKKKIQKVLEDFYTAGIAVKIITGDNAATTQAIAKQIGFKEYENSITGDELMALDEDSLQVCVTNISIFTRMFPEAKLKIVNALKSNNQVVAMTGDGVNDGLALKAAHIGIAMGKKGTEIAKQAASLILLDDDLSKMVDAIAMGRRIFTNLKKAIQYIISIHIPIILTVFIPLALGWIYPNIFSPIHIIFLEIIMGPTCSILYENEPMEENTMLKKPKKLTTTFFNWKELSVSIFQGLMITVGALSVYQYSVINGYNEALTRTMTFTVLISANIFLTLINRSFYYSILKTLKYKNDMVLFIISITIAIVGLILYVNPLTAFFEFERLNLKQLFISISTGFITVIWFEIVKQIKRTKINAEEKLASSHLL, encoded by the coding sequence ATGCCAACAAATCAATTCAATATATTGGGTTTGACAAACGAGCAGGTTATACTTGCAAGGGAAAAATTTGGGCAAAATAAATTAGACTACAAAAAAGAAAATAGCTTTTTAGAAGCACTAAAACATATTTTTAAAGAACCAATGACGATTATTTTATTGGTGGCTGCTACTATCTATTTCATTAGTGGTGAATCAGGAGATGGTTTTTTTTTAGTTGGAGCTATACTGTTCATTACTTCTATTTCTTTATATCAGAATTCCAGAAGTAATAATGCTTTGGAAAAACTGAAAGATCTTTCAGAACCAAATTGTAAAGTTATTCGCAATGGTATTATTGAAGAAATAAAAAGTGAGGATTTGGTAGTTGGTGACAGTATGATGGTAGAGGAAGGGACATCTATCTCGGCAGACGGAACTATTATACATTCCAACGATTTTTCAGTAAACGAATCTATACTTACTGGCGAATCACTTCCGGTTTTTAAGGATCAAACAAAAGAAGATAAATTTATCTTCAACGGCACAACTGTCTCCAGTGGTTTAGCCATTGCAATAATAACCGCTATTGGCAAAGAAACCAAATTAGGTAAAATAGGAACAAGTCTAGAAAATATAAATGAAGAAAAAACACCACTCGAAATACAAATTACAAATTTTGTAAAGAGGATGGCTATTACTGGTGTTGCTATTTTTATAATTGTTTGGGCAATCAATTATTGGAATTCTCAAAATGTTTTGAATAGTTTGTTACAGTCACTTACTTTAGCTATGAGTATTTTACCCGAAGAAATCCCAGTTGCTTTTACAACTTTTATGGCTTTAGGCGCATGGCGTTTAATGAAAATAGGTATTGTGGTTAAGCAAATGAAGACCGTCGAAACTCTAGGCAGTGCCACTGTTATTTGTATTGATAAAACAGGAACAATTACAGAAAACAAAATGAGTTTAGCAAAACTATTTTTACTATCATCAAATAAAATATCACACCCCAAAGAACATTTAACAAATGATGAAAAGCAACTTATAGCATTGGGAATGTGGGCAAGTGAGCCTATCCCTTTTGATCCAATGGAAGTTGCACTACATCAGGCTTATAAAGAGACCCAAGAAAATGATGAACGACCATTTTATAAACTCATAAATGAATATCCCTTAGAGGGTAAACCGCCTATGATGACACATCTGTTTGAGGACAAGATAGGAAATCGCATTATAGCAGCCAAAGGTGCACCTGAAGCATTGATTAATGTTTCAAGCCTCACAGAAATAGAAAAAAATCAAATAAATGAAGCTATTCAACTTTTGGCAATTGATGGCTACAGGGTATTGGCTGTAGGTACATCAAATTTTACAGGGAACGATTTTCCTATACAACAACAAGATTTGCCATTTGAATTTAAAGGGATTGTTGCCTTTTATGATCCACCAAAAAAGAAAATTCAAAAAGTATTAGAGGATTTTTATACAGCTGGTATTGCTGTAAAGATTATAACAGGCGACAATGCAGCTACGACCCAAGCCATTGCAAAACAAATTGGATTTAAGGAGTATGAAAATAGTATTACTGGTGATGAATTAATGGCATTAGATGAAGACTCATTACAAGTTTGTGTAACGAACATTTCCATTTTTACCCGTATGTTTCCGGAAGCCAAATTAAAAATTGTTAATGCCTTAAAATCCAACAATCAAGTTGTGGCAATGACAGGTGATGGAGTGAATGACGGTCTAGCCTTAAAAGCTGCTCATATTGGTATTGCTATGGGTAAAAAGGGTACAGAAATAGCCAAACAAGCAGCCTCATTGATTTTATTAGATGATGATTTATCAAAAATGGTTGATGCAATAGCAATGGGCAGAAGAATATTTACGAATCTAAAAAAAGCAATTCAATACATCATATCTATACATATCCCAATAATCCTAACTGTATTTATTCCTTTGGCTTTAGGATGGATTTATCCTAACATATTTTCACCGATCCATATTATTTTTTTAGAAATAATAATGGGGCCAACCTGTTCTATTCTTTATGAAAATGAACCAATGGAAGAAAATACTATGCTAAAGAAGCCTAAAAAATTGACCACTACTTTTTTTAACTGGAAAGAGCTATCTGTAAGTATTTTTCAAGGATTAATGATTACAGTTGGAGCTTTATCTGTTTATCAATATTCCGTTATTAATGGATACAACGAAGCACTGACAAGGACAATGACTTTTACTGTTTTGATATCCGCAAACATTTTTCTTACTTTGATAAACCGTTCATTTTATTATTCTATTTTAAAAACTTTGAAGTATAAGAATGACATGGTTTTATTTATTATTTCTATAACCATAGCTATTGTAGGACTTATACTTTATGTAAACCCACTCACAGCTTTTTTTGAATTTGAGAGGTTGAATTTGAAACAATTATTTATTAGTATTTCTACAGGTTTTATAACAGTAATTTGGTTTGAAATTGTAAAACAGATTAAAAGAACAAAAATAAATGCAGAGGAAAAGTTAGCTTCTTCACATCTGCTTTAG